In one window of Tursiops truncatus isolate mTurTru1 chromosome 5, mTurTru1.mat.Y, whole genome shotgun sequence DNA:
- the CABS1 gene encoding LOW QUALITY PROTEIN: calcium-binding and spermatid-specific protein 1 (The sequence of the model RefSeq protein was modified relative to this genomic sequence to represent the inferred CDS: inserted 1 base in 1 codon; substituted 2 bases at 2 genomic stop codons): MAKDSLPKFFSHPPTENTKTITEATIFFGTNNTIIKSETTITSEGDHITXVNDYVLESDFSTTTGNKFTAPKERLKLEGEVESHLEKEVATLTDTKNPMTNGSITENFMPMKTGNISSPAPISLIDFYTDMAKEDILLDTIDPGYEDVSLTPEVSGTLKESTASIADTPILPATMGEPGINNYGSTVKFNVTADEAVDITDSSIPEAEIVPATEKNFTTVPDIITLREEKITEIDLILPENDPNAVPKLTDSDEEKFIAVFELTITGEREKDNPEDILLTDEESTDGVSVWMERDMINEAXSHPVFLTAVESRYDFFIPASVATNHVEDSPTMTKEDLSENNRTESVTKDTEAPSGTTPXLDTLNHKKDTFITEMGVFKLLKEEPYEFLI; this comes from the exons ATGGCTAAAGATAGTTTgccaaaatttttttctcatcctccAACAGAAAACACTAAGACAATAACTGAAGCAACCATTTTCTTTGGAACTAACAACACTATTATTAAATCAGAAACAACTATTACTTCAGAAGGAGACCACATTACTTGAGTAAATGACTATGTGCTAGAAAGTGATTTTTCAACAACTACAGGCAACAAGTTTACAGCTCCAAAGGAAAGACTAAAATTAGAAGGTGAAGTTGAATCCCATCTGGAGAAAGAAGTTGCCACTCTGACAGACACTAAAAATCCAATGACTAATGGGTCTATTACTGAAAACTTCATGCCCATGAAAACTGGTAATATATCATCACCAGCTCCTATTTCCTTAATAGATTTTTACACTGACATGGCAAAAGAAGATATTCTCTTGGATACCATTGACCCAGGGTATGAAGATGTCTCACTAACTCCTGAAGTCTCTGGCACACTAAAGGAAAGCACAGCCAGCATTGCTGATACCCCTATCCTTCCAGCTACAATGGGTGAACCTGGTATTAACAATTATGGTTCCACAGTTAAGTTCAATGTCACTGCTGATGAGGCTGTTGATATCACTGACTCCTCTATCCCTGAGGCTGAAATCGTTCCAGCTACTGAAAAAAACTTCACCACTGTTCCAGACATAATCACccttagagaagagaaaataactgaaattgaCCTAATTCTTCCTGAAAATGACCCCAATGCTGTGCCTAAACTAACTGATTCTGATGAGGAAAAGTTCATTGCTGTGTTTGAACTCACTATCActggtgaaagagaaaaagataaccCAGAAGATATTCTGCTAACTGATGAAGAGTCTACAGATGGAGTCAGTGTTTGGATGGAGAGAGATATGATAAATGAAGCATAGAGCCATCCCGTTTTTCTTACTGCTGTTGAATCCAGATATGACTTCTTTATCCCTGCATCAGTAGCTACGAACCACGTGGAAGATTCACCTACTATGACAAAAGAAGATTTGTCTGAAAATAATAGAACAGAATCTGTAACAAAGGACACTGAAGCACCGTCAGGAACTACCC ATCTAGATACCCTAAACCATAAGAAAGACACTTTCATAACTGAAATGGGTGTCTTTAAACTACTGAAAGAAGAACCATATGAGTTCCTGATttga